AAATACTTGTATATTCCCCTCCAATGTTCCATATTAATTTTGCCATCAAAAACATTGATAAATTCATCAAGAACTGGATTAAGCCCAACAGCCCACCAGTCCATATCCAGACGCGAAGCAAGCTTGTTAAAGGAATCCTTGAGCAAAATCCAGTCTTCTTTTTTACCATTTATCTTGATCTTGGGGATTCCGCAAAGAGTAGTAACCGAATAAACGTAATATTCCGAAGCCACAGCCATGACCATCGCACTAGAAATGTTATAATCCACCGGGCTTGTCGTCGAAAACTTTGTTTTTAGCGGCAAACCAGTCTCTTCAGGCAACTTAGACTGTAAGACTTCAAATAAATTCGCAAGCGTCCAGAACCATTCACGATGCGTTGATTCGGTAGTCAGCGAATTGTCCTCAAAAACAACTACAGTATCCGTGCCTGGAGCGACAAATTTATCTTTCAAAGCTTCGCGATTGCTTTTGACATGAAGGCGGAAACCATCCAAAATCATAAGCCAAATATCATCCGGATTTATTTCCAAGGAATAATGATTGGCAAACGCAAGTGTAACGACATCAAAGAAAGATGATTTATCAGACGTACCTCTGACAAAAGGACTTATCGAATCGGAATACGCATAAAAAATCTTGCGTCCCTCTATTTCACGTTTATTTTTAGAAAAATGTTCTGCAAAACCACCCTTTTCAACAGGAACAAGCTTTTCTTTAAAAGGTTTGCTTTGAATGCTAGAATCAACGATCATGACATACGCACTCGTATCGCGAACAAAGCCTTCGAAACTTTGCTTCACGTTCGAAGACAATTTGATGACTTTTTCGTCTTCACAAGAAAGCAGAACGCATGCGGCAAGGAGGAGGAGAAGGAATTTGTAAACAGAAGCCATGTTTATAATATAACAACATGACCGTCCATAGATTTAATATGGTATAGTAAAATAAAGTAGATACAAAATGGCGATCCCGGAATAAATCCGGGATGACATGGTCGAAAAGGGATTATTTGCCGCTCATAATGGCGGCGAGATCAGCACCACTCAAATTCGTCTTTTCGCTTAAGGCGGCAACGATTGCTGTGAGCGACTTTTGGCAAGCCATCATGAGATTGTAAACTTGTTCGACAACGTTTGTTTCGGCAAGCTGGTAATAATAGCAAGCAGCCTGGAAACTCTGGTAATCAGGGTCACTCCTGTAAAGTTCCATCGGGAGTTCTTTCATAACAGTGTCGAGATCGCAAGCAAAATTTTTGCGGATTAAAAAGTCCGACATGTGGCCCGCAATAGCAATGTGGGCGGCACCATCGAGCGAGCTCCCGGGCATGCGCGTGGTACTCGGTTTTTCCTTGGAATTGTTGATTCTGACGTAATCAATCTGGCGCTTGAACAGGAATGCGATTAGAGCGTGGCCCGCCTCGTGGCGGCAAAGTTTTTCAAATTCTTGTTCACCGAAAAATTCAATTAAGGTTTCGCGAGTTAATGTTTGTTCTGACATTTTTCAATCCACCTGTCTAAAAATTGCATCTGTTCATCGGTATGGAACCAATGTTCGCCGCCTTGCATAACCGTGAGCGACGCGCCCACTTTTTGAGCAAAGTCTTGCATCGTTTCGAGGTCGGTCAAATTGTCATTGGAGCCGTACAAAATGTGCGTCGGGATGTTCCACTTGATGGGATTTTCTCGCACGTAGCAAAGGTATTTCCAAGAAAGCGTCTCGCCGAAATTCGTCGCGATTTCACCTTTTTCGCGGAGTTCATCTTCGGAGACGTTAGCCCATTGCATCATATTGCAAATGAGCTTTTCCAAGTTCACCATCGGCGAAATGAAAAGCGCCTGCTTGATACGTTTTTCAGCCAATGCGTTCATCGAGAAGAACGCGCCGATGCTATTTGCGATAAGCACGACTTCGTCGTAGTTTGCGGCAACCGAGTCAAAATACGCCGAGAATTCCTGTTTGGCATCCCACGGGGTTTCAGCCTTGTAATCAAAACCGATGACATCATAATCCGGGAAAAGAGGCTTGTAATGATAGGCCTCGTCGGCGTTGCCGCCTTTCCCATGAATGTAAATAACGAGCTTTTTCATTGTATTTTCGCTTTTTTCGCCTAGAAAATACAAAAATCTACACCAATCGGCTAGAGATTGGGCTTCACTTTACCAAAGCAAGCAACTGTTCCTTGGTTACAAGGTTCAGTACCGAAAACGCCGTCATTTTACAGCCTAAATCCATAATCGACGCCCCAACATGATATATAGTTTCGTCAACGATGATAAATCTATCGTGAACATCACGCATCGTCTGCAATTCAACAGTTGGAAACTGGCGATTTATACGGTCAACTTCATCCTTCATCATACGCGTAATTCGAGCGGAGTAAATGATAGCATTGACCCCAACGGCACGTTTTGCAACAAGCGAAAGAGATGTGTCATTTGCAAACGGATCGATAATTATGATTTCTTTTTTCGCGGAGCGAACTAATTGCACCGCAAATTCATAACCGCTCCAACGTGCATTAGCAGGTATAACGCCTTCACTAGGAGGTAGATTTGCTTTGACAAAGAAGTCTACCTGCTTTTCAAGGTTAACGACACGAGAGTCTAAATTCTCAATTTTATTTTCTTGAGAAATCAATCGTTGATTAACACTATATCCCTTAAGCAAATGCTCCTTAAGAACTTGGTTCGCCCATCGACGAAATTCAATTCCTTTTTGAGTGTTTACACGAAATCCAACAGATATAATGAGATCCAAATTATAAAGCGCTACGGAACGTTTTACAACTCTATTACCTTCCTTTTGAACTAGTTCCAAAATGGAACTAGTTGACATTTCATCCAATTCATGAGATTCATAGATATTTTTCACATGTTTGGTGATTGCTTGGCGATGAACATCAAACAACTCCGCCATCTGCGCTTGTGTCAACCATACAGTTTCATTTTCTACGCGAACTTCAATGTGAAATTCACCGCCCTCCGGCTGATAAACAATAATTTCGTTTTTCTCACCATTATTGTTTTTGTTATTGATTAACGAAAAATTCTTCTTATTCATAATACCTCCAATCGCCTACAAGCTAAAAAGGCAACATAAAATTGTTCATGAATTAATATAGTCTTTTACGATGTCATATTGTGACATTATAGATTTTCACAAAAAAAATCCGCCCCTGCGGTCAAGCAGGAAGCGGATTTTTCAAGCGTCTAAGGCGACCCCGTCCCGGAACGGAGTCCGGGATGACAGCTGGGATGACATAACGCAGGCCCTTCGGCAGGCTCAGGGACCTTACCCTACGAAGATACGGCCGTTGCGGAACAGCTGCATCCACGGGCCATCTTCACCCCATTCTGCCGGGTGCCAAGAGTATTGGCAAGTGCGGAATACGCGTTCCGGGTGCGGCATCATCACGAGAGCGCGGCCATCTTCAGAGCAGAGGCCGTTGATGCCAAACGGAGAACCGTTCGGGTTGAGCGGATAGCGTTCGGTGTATTCGTGCTTGCCGTCGACATAGCGGAGAGCCACGAGACCCGTCTTGAGGCAGGCTTCGGCAGCTTCGCGGCTTGCGAATTCGGCACGACCTTCGCCGTGAGCAACAGCGATCGGGAGGACAGAACCTGCCATGCCCTTGAGAAGCACAGCCGGCGTATCTTCGACCTTCAAAGAGCAGTAGCGAGCTTCGAAGCGTTCGGAGATGTTCTGCACAAAGCGCGGCCAGTGCTTAGCGCCCGGAATCAAATCCTT
This is a stretch of genomic DNA from Fibrobacter sp. UWB13. It encodes these proteins:
- a CDS encoding DUF4419 domain-containing protein yields the protein MASVYKFLLLLLAACVLLSCEDEKVIKLSSNVKQSFEGFVRDTSAYVMIVDSSIQSKPFKEKLVPVEKGGFAEHFSKNKREIEGRKIFYAYSDSISPFVRGTSDKSSFFDVVTLAFANHYSLEINPDDIWLMILDGFRLHVKSNREALKDKFVAPGTDTVVVFEDNSLTTESTHREWFWTLANLFEVLQSKLPEETGLPLKTKFSTTSPVDYNISSAMVMAVASEYYVYSVTTLCGIPKIKINGKKEDWILLKDSFNKLASRLDMDWWAVGLNPVLDEFINVFDGKINMEHWRGIYKYFEPEGCGNVTFNGWISRFFPYTGIGESLDVYRRHSPDWNEQLDAQNVPRGVTSIRVEWNYLGEVNPLKLYTGFIGIQVDTTTNMLKAARGYALFESFKF
- a CDS encoding carboxylesterase, producing MKKLVIYIHGKGGNADEAYHYKPLFPDYDVIGFDYKAETPWDAKQEFSAYFDSVAANYDEVVLIANSIGAFFSMNALAEKRIKQALFISPMVNLEKLICNMMQWANVSEDELREKGEIATNFGETLSWKYLCYVRENPIKWNIPTHILYGSNDNLTDLETMQDFAQKVGASLTVMQGGEHWFHTDEQMQFLDRWIEKCQNKH
- a CDS encoding virulence RhuM family protein; the protein is MNKKNFSLINNKNNNGEKNEIIVYQPEGGEFHIEVRVENETVWLTQAQMAELFDVHRQAITKHVKNIYESHELDEMSTSSILELVQKEGNRVVKRSVALYNLDLIISVGFRVNTQKGIEFRRWANQVLKEHLLKGYSVNQRLISQENKIENLDSRVVNLEKQVDFFVKANLPPSEGVIPANARWSGYEFAVQLVRSAKKEIIIIDPFANDTSLSLVAKRAVGVNAIIYSARITRMMKDEVDRINRQFPTVELQTMRDVHDRFIIVDETIYHVGASIMDLGCKMTAFSVLNLVTKEQLLALVK